The following proteins are encoded in a genomic region of Buchnera aphidicola (Aphis nerii):
- a CDS encoding rod-binding protein: protein MQNNLSLFNVTNYNTKFINDLKYQVKNNPKKYALETAKEVEGIFIHMLLKSMRCSITEGNLLDNNQSRLYTEIYDEQISKELTKKGLGLTTIILQQIEQKNYIYNNF, encoded by the coding sequence ATGCAAAATAATTTATCTTTATTTAACGTAACAAATTATAATACTAAATTTATTAATGATTTAAAATATCAGGTTAAAAACAATCCTAAAAAATACGCATTAGAAACAGCTAAAGAAGTCGAAGGTATATTTATTCATATGTTATTAAAAAGTATGAGATGTTCTATTACAGAAGGAAATTTATTAGATAATAATCAAAGTCGTTTATATACAGAAATATATGATGAACAAATTTCAAAAGAATTAACTAAAAAGGGTCTTGGATTAACAACTATTATTTTGCAACAAATTGAACAAAAAAACTATATTTATAATAATTTTTAA
- a CDS encoding FlgK family flagellar hook-associated protein produces the protein MSSILTSTISSLDAIKILIDNTSEKILNPKHRNVSERIAIENNTNDDNANAGVKIQKVYDNYNDFIEEEKRKTSERIENEETKIEQYLKLESLFVNKMNLFNNLINKLFSSIEENIVNKNQNVFNEEIERNLKNVIFELKDFNNKLTVLEYDIKSNISEKIKKANILINKIYDLNADIRYFPVKQVPNGIYKYIDERDQLVNELNDIIGVTVIKNNNSVEVRLNNGMCIINDNKKTNLIVLTSNTDDKYISVGCWDDNEKKLKKIEHIIRSGSLGALFTFRREDLQNARNKLGQLTVNFADSINEQHTLGYDIVGNLGEQVFNISTPEIISSSNNKSYPFTSIKWMSTANAKDTNYVVSMENNRWIVKRLNDQTTFEPEIYQNSNNTYLTFDGMELKIEGNNNEGNMYMIKPYNKILDELELLVVKNTSFAFSSTDDISQQNKNNAIKIYNLNKDKLVDKKETLGESYLKFLKSISYKCNDLEEKVPFKRQMLRILKDKKLSISDDINEDYNKLSYEQKCYIANVKVLKMAESIFNDIIECYS, from the coding sequence ATGAGTTCCATATTAACTTCTACTATTTCTAGCCTTGATGCTATAAAAATATTAATAGATAATACATCGGAAAAAATTTTAAATCCAAAACATAGAAATGTATCAGAACGTATTGCAATAGAAAACAATACAAATGATGACAATGCAAATGCAGGAGTAAAAATACAAAAAGTATACGATAATTATAATGATTTTATTGAAGAAGAAAAACGAAAAACCAGTGAACGTATAGAAAATGAAGAAACAAAAATTGAACAATATTTAAAATTAGAAAGTTTATTTGTTAATAAAATGAATCTTTTTAATAATTTAATAAATAAATTGTTCTCTTCTATAGAAGAAAATATTGTTAATAAAAATCAAAATGTATTCAATGAAGAAATTGAAAGAAATTTAAAAAATGTTATATTTGAGTTGAAAGATTTTAATAATAAACTAACTGTTTTAGAATATGATATTAAGAGTAATATATCAGAAAAAATAAAGAAAGCAAATATTTTAATTAATAAGATTTACGATCTTAATGCCGATATTCGTTATTTTCCAGTAAAACAAGTACCTAATGGTATATATAAATATATTGATGAAAGAGATCAATTAGTTAATGAATTAAATGATATAATTGGTGTCACAGTAATTAAAAATAATAATAGTGTTGAAGTTCGTTTAAATAATGGAATGTGTATTATTAATGATAATAAAAAAACAAATTTAATTGTATTAACATCTAATACTGATGATAAATATATTAGTGTAGGTTGTTGGGATGATAACGAAAAGAAATTAAAAAAAATAGAACATATAATTCGGAGTGGATCTTTAGGCGCTCTTTTTACATTTCGAAGAGAAGATTTACAAAACGCTAGAAATAAACTTGGACAACTCACTGTAAATTTTGCTGATAGCATTAATGAACAACATACATTGGGATATGATATAGTTGGCAATCTTGGGGAACAAGTATTTAATATTAGTACACCAGAAATCATATCTAGTTCAAATAACAAATCATATCCTTTTACTAGTATTAAATGGATGTCTACTGCAAATGCAAAAGACACAAATTATGTAGTATCTATGGAAAATAATCGGTGGATAGTTAAAAGGTTAAATGATCAAACAACATTCGAGCCAGAAATATATCAAAATAGCAATAATACATATCTTACTTTTGATGGAATGGAATTAAAGATTGAGGGAAATAATAACGAAGGTAATATGTATATGATTAAACCATATAATAAAATATTAGATGAACTAGAACTATTAGTTGTAAAAAACACTTCATTTGCATTTTCTTCAACAGATGATATTAGTCAGCAAAACAAAAATAATGCAATTAAAATCTATAATTTAAATAAAGATAAATTAGTTGATAAAAAAGAAACTTTAGGCGAATCCTATCTAAAATTTTTAAAATCTATATCTTATAAATGTAATGATCTTGAAGAAAAAGTTCCTTTTAAACGTCAGATGCTTAGAATATTAAAAGATAAAAAATTATCAATATCTGATGATATAAATGAAGATTATAACAAGCTTAGTTATGAACAAAAATGTTACATTGCTAATGTTAAAGTATTAAAAATGGCAGAAAGCATTTTTAACGATATTATTGAATGTTATAGTTAA
- the rne gene encoding ribonuclease E, whose product MKRMLINATQQEELRVALVDGQRLYDLDIENSGSEQKKSNIYKGKITRIEPSLEAAFVNYGIEKHGFLPLKEIAKKYFPKKYNVNIPLNIKNILQEGQELIVQINKEERGNKGAALTTFITLAGSYLVLMPNNPNITGISRRVEGNDRTELKDLLVSLKLPKDMGIIIRTAGVGKSIKSLQWDLSLRLKHWDAIKKASESKSAPFLIHQETNVIFRAFRDYLRQDIGEILIDNPKILNTAREHISALGRPDFINKIKLYTGETPLFSYYQIESQINSAFQRKVRLPSGGSIIVDTTEALTAIDINSARSTRGVDIEETAFNTNLEAVEEISRQLRLRDLGGLIVIDFIDMTSIINQKTVENKLREIVREDRARIQIGNISRFGLLEMSRQRLSSSLGESSHHICPRCTGTGTIRDNESLSLSILRLIEEEALKENTYEVHAIVPIEIACYLLNEKRNAVHAIEKRQAGGKTIIVPNKNMKTPHYLVSRIRKGEQIPSMSYYLSNIKNNKNLKNIKQEVIEQKIKSKPFLKKSTLFDYSINPDNVVSKTVCKKNFPNNFFINFISWIKKSLFIKNIFIKSGILKKNIFQYKNNIFFKKENNFSIRNTNNVKIISKNNIIKNQNCFNNKSKLFVKKKYNLFYYNKYFKKINIINYIEQFDFFKKNTNYIKNNNFFKKKLLFEDIVSQKNNNSKYLNEYNYLIKNNSFIIWQIYKKSNYKNLMLLRNQLFNLYSTQFSKSINIDVIHSLEFLLTKIYTKNSFKKVNTTNNNHSLVIKKKINISSILKKNTIIKKRILLKKINNFKENKKYYFYKIKKNFKKQNLIQERNNLNLSFKKNNILISNEKKFLNNQFLNKENIKNQAFAPITKIIDDTLFSKNKKIIKSSILQRKLNKKKNSAGAHSATNFSNSPVTKTE is encoded by the coding sequence ATGAAAAGAATGTTAATCAACGCAACTCAGCAGGAAGAGTTGCGTGTAGCTCTTGTTGATGGTCAGCGTTTATATGATCTTGATATAGAAAATTCTGGATCAGAGCAAAAAAAATCGAATATATATAAAGGGAAAATAACTCGAATAGAACCTAGTTTGGAAGCTGCTTTCGTAAATTATGGAATAGAAAAACATGGTTTTTTACCTTTAAAAGAAATTGCAAAAAAATATTTTCCAAAAAAATACAATGTTAATATACCTTTAAATATTAAAAATATTTTGCAAGAAGGACAGGAACTTATAGTTCAAATTAATAAAGAAGAGCGAGGAAATAAAGGAGCAGCTTTAACAACTTTTATTACATTAGCAGGGAGTTATTTAGTTTTAATGCCTAACAATCCTAATATTACTGGTATATCAAGAAGAGTTGAAGGAAATGATCGGACTGAACTAAAAGATTTATTAGTATCTTTAAAATTGCCTAAAGACATGGGTATAATTATTCGAACAGCTGGAGTTGGAAAATCTATAAAATCATTGCAATGGGATTTATCTCTTAGATTAAAACATTGGGATGCTATTAAAAAAGCCTCAGAAAGTAAATCTGCACCTTTCTTAATTCATCAAGAGACCAATGTCATTTTTCGTGCATTTAGAGATTATTTACGTCAAGATATTGGTGAAATTTTAATTGATAATCCTAAAATACTAAACACAGCTCGAGAACATATTTCTGCTTTAGGTCGTCCAGATTTTATTAATAAAATCAAACTCTATACTGGAGAAACTCCTTTATTTAGTTATTATCAAATTGAATCTCAAATAAATTCTGCTTTTCAAAGAAAAGTGCGACTTCCCTCTGGTGGGTCGATTATAGTTGATACTACAGAAGCTTTAACCGCCATTGATATTAATTCAGCCCGTTCAACACGCGGTGTTGATATTGAAGAAACTGCATTTAATACTAATTTAGAAGCAGTTGAAGAAATTTCTAGACAGTTGAGATTAAGAGATTTAGGTGGATTAATAGTCATTGATTTCATAGACATGACATCTATAATCAATCAAAAAACTGTGGAAAACAAGCTTCGAGAAATTGTACGTGAAGATAGAGCTCGTATTCAAATTGGAAATATTTCTAGATTCGGTTTATTAGAAATGTCAAGACAAAGATTAAGTTCATCTTTAGGTGAATCTAGTCATCATATATGTCCTAGATGTACAGGAACAGGTACTATTAGAGATAACGAGTCATTATCCCTATCAATATTGCGTTTAATTGAAGAGGAGGCATTAAAAGAAAATACATATGAAGTACATGCTATTGTTCCTATAGAAATTGCTTGTTATTTATTAAACGAAAAAAGAAATGCAGTACACGCAATTGAAAAAAGACAAGCAGGTGGAAAGACAATTATTGTACCTAATAAAAATATGAAAACTCCTCATTATCTCGTTTCTAGAATTAGAAAAGGAGAGCAGATACCATCGATGAGTTATTATCTTTCTAATATTAAAAATAATAAAAATTTAAAAAATATTAAACAGGAAGTGATAGAACAAAAAATAAAATCTAAACCATTTTTAAAAAAAAGCACATTATTTGATTATTCTATTAATCCAGACAATGTTGTTTCAAAAACAGTTTGTAAAAAAAATTTTCCAAATAACTTTTTTATTAACTTTATCTCTTGGATAAAAAAATCTTTATTTATAAAAAATATTTTCATTAAAAGCGGAATACTAAAAAAAAATATTTTTCAGTATAAAAATAATATTTTTTTTAAAAAAGAAAATAATTTTTCAATTCGAAATACTAATAATGTTAAAATTATATCTAAAAATAACATAATTAAAAATCAAAATTGTTTTAATAATAAATCTAAATTATTTGTTAAAAAAAAATATAATTTATTTTATTATAATAAATACTTTAAAAAAATTAATATTATTAATTATATCGAACAATTTGATTTTTTTAAAAAAAACACAAACTATATTAAAAATAATAACTTTTTTAAAAAAAAATTATTGTTTGAAGACATTGTTTCTCAAAAAAATAACAATTCTAAATATTTAAATGAATATAATTATTTAATTAAAAACAATTCTTTTATTATTTGGCAAATTTATAAAAAATCTAATTATAAAAATTTAATGCTTTTAAGAAATCAGTTATTTAATCTATATTCTACTCAGTTTTCAAAATCTATTAATATTGATGTTATTCATTCACTAGAGTTTCTATTAACAAAAATTTATACTAAAAACTCATTTAAAAAAGTAAATACCACAAATAACAATCATAGTTTAGTTATTAAAAAAAAAATAAATATTTCATCTATTTTAAAAAAAAATACGATTATTAAAAAACGTATATTATTAAAAAAAATTAACAATTTTAAAGAAAATAAAAAATATTATTTTTATAAAATTAAAAAAAATTTTAAAAAACAAAATTTAATTCAAGAAAGAAATAACTTAAATCTATCTTTTAAAAAAAACAATATATTAATATCAAATGAAAAAAAATTTTTAAATAATCAGTTTTTAAATAAAGAAAATATAAAAAATCAAGCTTTTGCACCTATTACTAAAATTATTGATGATACATTATTTAGTAAAAATAAAAAAATAATTAAATCTTCTATTTTACAAAGAAAATTAAATAAAAAAAAGAATTCCGCTGGAGCACATTCTGCAACTAATTTTTCTAATTCACCTGTTACTAAAACTGAATAA